One Cryptomeria japonica chromosome 9, Sugi_1.0, whole genome shotgun sequence genomic window carries:
- the LOC131039203 gene encoding uncharacterized protein LOC131039203: protein MAREQWPLDPCPSGYISTRSRGARDGAWRYAYEEPDPGSVIYIKCEKILHGGINRLKYHLAGIDRHDARACPETIEEIKRQMNALLAAGLEKKLERERAKLAMRSTIAKSQSVFVDLEEEQEALEGIVGSRRGPRIRKPTITLPITFASSSRVPGTIPLPSPRSGFIGDYFVPRNTPRAQPSLEATGWNNEVHEKTDIAIADFWYFNNIAFNVAENAYWLNLVTAMTVSGKGYKAPSRRDLSGRLLTNAVTRAREVMEDQKIEWANYGCTILSSCRKVEEEKP, encoded by the exons atggcaagggagcaatggccactagatccatgcccatctggatatataAGCACCCGTTctagaggtgctagagatggggcatggaggtatgcctatgaggaACCCGATCCTGGGTCAGTTATATACATAAAGTGTGAGaaaatacttcatggaggcatcaaccgcctcaaataccaccttgcaggaatagataggcatgatgctagagcatgccctgagaccattgaagaaataaaaagacaaatgaatgccctacttgcagctgggTTAGAGAAGAAATTGGaaagggagagggcaaagctagccatgagatcaaCCATAGCTAAATCTCAAAGTGTTTTTGTTGACCTTGAAGAGGaacaagaagcacttgagggcatagtgggctctcggcgtggcccacgtatccgcaaacccaCCATCACCTTGCCCATTACTtttgcttcctctagtagagtacctggcacTATTCCACTTCCATCACCACGATCAGGGTtcataggtgattattttgtgcccagaaACACACctagagcacaaccatcattagaggccactggatggaataatgaggtacatgagaaaactgacattgcaatagctgatttttggtacttcaacaacattgcattcaatgtggcggagaatgcttattggctaaatttggtgactgctatgacagtttcaggaaaggggtacaaggctccttctcgcagggatttgagtgggag GTTACTCACAAATGCAGTTActagggcaagagaagtgatggaggatcaaaaaattgaatgggcaaattatggctgcaccattctttcttcTTGTAGGAAAGTTGAAGAAGAGAAGCCATAA